Proteins encoded in a region of the Oscillospiraceae bacterium MB24-C1 genome:
- a CDS encoding MoxR family ATPase, with protein sequence MANKSNLILKQVQTVIVGKDEVLSRVLMAILSGGHILMEDVPGVGKTTLALAFAKTLGIDFKRIQFTSDSMPSDVVGFSVYDKAGGALSYKPGAAMTNLLLADEINRTSSKTQSALLEVMEEGQITVDGVTRSVPQPFVVIATQNPVGTAGTQILPHAQLDRFMVRLQMGYPDFASQVNILRDRQTENPLDAVSPVISAAALVAMKNEVASVHIADSLYEYITQLAQATRSHPMIQLGLSPRGALAVCRMAKAYAYVYDRDFVVPDDIAEIFCDVCAHRMLLSAKARLANLVATDILKEVLESIAKPVSGTSSVLSGRGRRR encoded by the coding sequence ATGGCTAATAAAAGTAATTTGATTCTAAAGCAGGTTCAAACCGTTATCGTGGGCAAGGATGAGGTGCTCTCTCGTGTGCTCATGGCAATCTTGTCCGGCGGCCATATTCTGATGGAGGACGTTCCGGGCGTCGGCAAAACCACGCTGGCACTGGCGTTCGCCAAGACGCTGGGTATCGACTTTAAGCGCATTCAGTTTACATCCGACAGCATGCCCTCGGATGTTGTTGGCTTTTCGGTTTATGACAAAGCCGGTGGTGCGTTGAGCTACAAGCCCGGTGCTGCCATGACCAACCTACTGTTGGCTGATGAGATCAACCGAACCTCCAGCAAGACACAGTCGGCACTGCTGGAAGTGATGGAAGAAGGGCAAATCACCGTGGATGGTGTGACCCGCTCGGTTCCTCAGCCTTTTGTGGTTATCGCCACCCAAAACCCCGTGGGTACGGCCGGGACGCAGATTCTGCCGCACGCCCAGCTCGACCGCTTTATGGTCAGGCTTCAGATGGGCTATCCCGATTTTGCAAGCCAGGTCAACATCCTGCGTGACCGCCAGACCGAAAACCCGCTGGACGCCGTTTCGCCGGTGATCAGTGCAGCGGCACTTGTAGCGATGAAAAACGAGGTTGCGTCGGTACACATTGCCGATTCACTCTATGAATATATCACCCAGCTGGCGCAGGCCACCCGCAGCCACCCCATGATTCAATTGGGCCTTTCCCCGCGTGGTGCGCTGGCAGTCTGCCGTATGGCCAAGGCTTATGCCTATGTTTATGACCGTGATTTTGTTGTGCCAGATGATATTGCCGAAATTTTCTGTGACGTTTGTGCACACCGCATGCTGCTGAGTGCCAAGGCTCGATTGGCTAACCTGGTCGCTACTGACATTTTAAAAGAGGTGCTGGAGTCCATTGCAAAACCGGTTTCGGGCACTTCGTCGGTACTCTCTGGTAGAGGAAGACGCAGATGA